In Cicer arietinum cultivar CDC Frontier isolate Library 1 chromosome 1, Cicar.CDCFrontier_v2.0, whole genome shotgun sequence, one DNA window encodes the following:
- the LOC101488353 gene encoding putative pentatricopeptide repeat-containing protein At3g01580 has translation MKRRNLFMELLETCSSNLSISQLHSQCLKVGLAHDSFIVTKLNILYARYVSIHHAHKLFEETPHRSVYLWNALLRSYCSKGEWVETLSLFRQMYNVSAFSIEERPDNYSVSIALKSCAALQKPLLGKMIHGFLKKERIDDDMYVGSALIDLYSKCGQMNDAVKVFSEYRKPDVVLWTSIVSGYEQCGSPELALAFFSRMVVSEKMSPDPVTLVSVASACAQLSDFKLGRSVQGFVKRRGLDAKLCLANSLLNLYGKAGSIKSAENMFREMPDKDIISWSTMVACYADNGAETNALNLFNEMLHKRIKPNWVTVVSALRACACTSDLEQGMKIHELAVNYGFEMETTVSTTLMDMYMKCFSPENAVDLFNRMPEKDVIAWAVLFSGYADIGMAHKSMEVFCEMLASGTRPDAIALVKILTAISQLGILQQAVCLHAFVIKNGFRNNQFIGASLIELYAKCSSIEDANKVFQGVTYKDVVTWSSMIAAYGFHGLGEEALKLFYQMENHSHAKPNNVTFISILSACSHSGLIKEGIKMFYIMVNKYQLIPNSEHYAIMVDLLGRMGELHMALDLINSMPMQAGPDIWGALLGACRIHQNIKMGEVAAKNLFALDPNHAGYYILLSNIYCVDENWHNATTLRRLVKENRLKKIVGQSMVELKNEVCCFVAGDRFHNESDQIYEILRKLHAKMREEGFDSQLQIEEIL, from the coding sequence ATGAAAAGGAGGAATCTTTTTATGGAATTATTGGAAACTTGTTCTAGTAACTTATCCATTTCACAGCTGCATTCGCAGTGTTTGAAAGTTGGTCTTGCCCATGATAGTTTCATTGTTACAAAACTCAATATTCTTTATGCTAGATATGTATCAATTCACCATGCACATAAACTGTTTGAAGAAACGCCTCACAGATCTGTTTATCTATGGAATGCTTTGCTTAGGAGCTATTGTTCCAAGGGAGAATGGGTAGAGACGTTATCTCTATTCCGTCAAATGTATAATGTTAGTGCTTTCTCAATTGAGGAAAGACCTGACAATTACTCGGTGTCTATTGCGTTGAAATCGTGCGCGGCTTTACAGAAGCCTTTACTGGGTAAGATGATTCATGGGTTTCTCAAGAAAGAGAGGATAGATGATGATATGTATGTTGGGTCTGCCTTGATTGATTTGTATTCAAAATGTGGTCAAATGAATGATGCTGTGAAAGTTTTTTCAGAGTATCGAAAACCAGATGTTGTTTTATGGACTTCAATTGTTAGTGGTTATGAGCAGTGTGGCAGTCCGGAACTTGCACTCGCGTTTTTCTCCCGAATGGTTGTCTCGGAGAAAATGAGTCCTGATCCAGTGACGCTTGTTAGTGTTGCTTCTGCTTGTGCTCAGTTATCCGATTTTAAGCTTGGTAGAAGTGTTCAAGGTTTTGTAAAAAGAAGGGGTTTAGATGCTAAGTTATGTTTGGCCAATTCACTGCTTAATTTATATGGAAAAGCTGGTTCTATCAAGAGTGCAGAAAACATGTTCAGGGAAATGCCTGATAAGGATATTATATCTTGGAGCACAATGGTTGCATGTTATGCTGATAACGGAGCTGAAACTAATGCATTAAATCTTTTCAATGAAATGTTACATAAGAGAATTAAACCCAACTGGGTTACGGTGGTTAGCGCATTGCGAGCGTGTGCTTGCACTTCCGATTTGGAACAAGGTATGAAGATTCACGAATTGGCTGTGAATTATGGTTTTGAGATGGAAACCACTGTCTCTACAACTTTGATGGATATGTACATGAAGTGCTTTTCACCTGAAAATGCAGTTGATCTTTTCAACAGAATGCCTGAGAAGGACGTAATAGCTTGGGCTGTTTTATTTAGCGGCTACGCTGACATAGGAATGGCACACAAGTCAATGGAGGTTTTTTGTGAAATGTTAGCTAGTGGAACTCGACCTGATGCCATTGCTCTAGTTAAGATCCTTACTGCTATTTCACAACTGGGGATTCTTCAACAAGCGGTATGTCTTCATGCTTTTGTAATTAAAAACGGGTTCAGAAATAACCAATTTATTGGAGCATCACTTATAGAGTTGTATGCAAAATGTAGTAGCATAGAAGATGCTAACAAGGTTTTCCAAGGAGTGACATATAAAGATGTTGTTACTTGGAGCTCAATGATTGCAGCTTATGGATTTCATGGTCTTGGAGAAGAGgctttgaaattattttatcagATGGAAAATCATTCACATGCTAAGCCTAATAATGTAACTTTCATTTCAATTCTATCAGCTTGTAGTCATTCAGGTCTGATTAAAGAAGGGATAAAGATGTTTTATATCATGGTTAACAAGTACCAATTGATACCAAACTCAGAGCATTACGCGATAATGGTTGACCTTCTCGGTCGAATGGGAGAGTTGCATATGGCTTTGGACCTAATTAACAGCATGCCAATGCAAGCTGGACCTGATATATGGGGAGCCTTACTCGGCGCATGTCGCATACATCAGAATATAAAGATGGGTGAAGTTGCAGCTAAGAATCTATTTGCATTAGACCCTAATCATGCAGGGTATTATATACTGCTATCAAATATTTATTGCGTCGACGAAAATTGGCATAATGCTACAACACTTAGGAGACTGGTAAAGGAGAATAGGTTGAAGAAGATTGTTGGTCAAAGTATGGTGGAGTTGAAGAACGAGGTTTGTTGTTTTGTAGCAGGTGATAGATTTCACAATGAATCTGACCAGATTTATGAAATTCTGAGAAAATTACATGCAAAAATGAGAGAAGAAGGTTTTGATTCTCAGCTACAGATAGAGGAAATCCTATGA